CGCTCGATGAGCTGACCAGTCGGAACATCGCGGTCGTGGCGCGGATGGAAGAGGACTCGCGGAACATCCGCACGCGCGGCGAACGCCTGGCCGACTCCTTCGCGTCGGTCGTCGGGAGCTGGACCTTCATCCTGGTGCAGACCGGCTTGCTCACGGCCTGGATGATCCTCAACCTGGTCGCCTGGGTCCGGCACTGGGATCCGTACCCGTTCATCCTGCTGAATCTGGCCCTGTCGTTCCAGTCGGCCTACGCTGCGCCCATCCTGATGATGAGCCAGAATCGCCAGGCCCGGCTCAGCGAACGTCGGCACAACCTGGACCTGCAGGTCAACATGCTGGCCGAGCAGGAGACCACGGAGATCCTCCGCCTGCTGCGACAGCTCTGCGCGAAGAACGGCGTCGAACCCCATGACGCCTCCGAATCGGCCCTTGAGGAAGAGACCCGTCACGAGGACATCATCCGCCGGATCGAGACCGAGCTGGAGGCCCGCGTCGACCCCGACAGCAACCCCGCGGGGCCGGGGCCTCGGTCGTCCTGAGAAATCCGCGAACCGTCGAATCTGCCGGGTGCCATGCTACGCCGTCCACTGATGCGAGGGTTGGGCGGCTGGAAGATGGTCCTGGACAAGGCCTTGGGGCCTCCGGTATGGCTTCGTTCTTACCACGGAATCAAGTCACGACGCGGGGGCCCGAAGGTGACGTCATCTTACGGTCAGCAGCTCGCCGAGGCGATCCGCGAAGTCCTGCCGCCTCACCTCTTCACTCGGCTCCCGGTGGGTCGCGTCGAGATCTGGCGGCCCCAGCGGTTGGTCTGGCTGGGGTTGTTGTCGTCCTGGGGGCCGGCTCGACGTTGACGGCTCGCTGGAGGGCGGCCGTCGAGGTCGCCCGGGCGGTCCATCTCCACTGGACGTTCGGCTCCTCGTATTCGGGGTTCACCGCGGCATTGAGTTGTCGCGGCCTTGATCTGGTCGGGGTCGTCGCGGCTCGCCTCCGGTCGGCCGGCGAGGCCGCCGGGCTCCTCGGCGGGGGGCGTCGCGTCTTCGCCGTCGACGGCACCCGGATCGAGGCCCCGCGCACCCTCGCCAACGAACGCGGCCTGGGTCGAGCCGGCCGCGAGAAGACTGGCCCCCAGGTCTTCCTGACGGTCCTCTGGCCCCTGGGCTCCGGCGCCGACTCCAAGCGTCGCCACATGGCCGACATGATCGCCGGCCTGCTGTCGGGCTCGATGGTCGTCGCCGACGCCGGATTCGCCGGCTACCCGCTGTGCCGCCGGCTGCTGCGGGCCGGCCACTCGTTCCTGATCCGCGTCGGCGGCAACATCACGCTGCTGGAAGGCCTGGGCTGGTGCGTCGACGACCACGGCGACTCTGAGCAAGGGCGGCCGCCGATGGTCCTGCGACGGATCACCCTGAAGGCCACGTCCGGCGACCGCGACGGCGACGCCGAGGAGGTCCACCTGCTGACCGACGTCCTGGACCCGTCGCGGCTCGACGACGCCGAAGCGAAGCGGCGCTACCGGGCCCGCTGGGGCGAAGAGGTCTTCTTCCGAACATACAAGCAGACGATGCAGCGACGCCGGCTCCTGAGCCGGACCCCGACGACCTGCCTTCTGGAAGCGGCGTGGATCCTGATCGGCCTGTGGCTGCTGGCCCTGACCGCCTCGCGACGGATCGCCGAGGCCGGCGGCGACCCGAACCGGCTGTCGCCGGCGCGAGCCCGCGACGTGGTCCGCCGAGCGATGCGCGACGGCCGCCCCCCTCGAGGCCGCCGCCGACCGTCGCTGCCCCGCGAGCAGGCGGAGTGCCACAAGGACGACTACACGCGACGAAACCCCAAGGCGGCCCGGAACTACCCGCGAAGGAACAGGAAAAGGCCCGAAGCCCCCCAAGACCCGCACAGCCACCGCGGCCGAAATCCAATCGACAGCCCACTTTCCGCCGCGGCCGATTACATGTCAGAGGATGGCGTAGCATGGCACCCAAATCAGTCCTTCTATGGTGGTGTTGAGCGAGGAGTGTCGAAAAATCCGAGATCCGAGGGGCGGCCGCCGGGGGATCGTCGCTGATTCCAGGACAACCAAAAGCCCGAGGGAATTCGCTCCCGGCAGGCGAAGCCGCCTCGCGAGACGGATTTCTCCACCTATTCAGGATGCGATGTATGCGATGGAACCAGACGCGGCGTGACTTCCTCGCGGGAACGGTGGGGGCCGGCGCTGTGATGGGACTGTCGCCGGGCTGGCTCCGGGCGCAGAGCCCCGCCGAGGATCCTCGGGTCGCGCAGGTGCTGGCCGAGACGATCGCCGTCGACATGCACAACCACGTCACCCCCGGCGGAGGCGGCGAAGGGGGAGGCGGAGGCGGTGGCGGAGGCCGGCGCGGCGGGCCGGGCCAGAAGCCGCAGGAACCGCCGAGGCCGCAGGCTCCGCTCGACCTGGCCGACGAGATCAAGAAGTCGGGCCTGACGGCCGTCTGCGCGGCCTTCCGCCTGAGCTTCAACGCCAACGAGCCCTTCGCCGACTTCCTGAAGGGGCTCACGGCGATCGACGCCCTGATGAAGGCCGACGGCCTCAGCCGCGCCAAGAATCTGAAGGACTTGCAGACGGCCCACGCCAAGGGTCGGCCGGCGATCGTGCAGTCGATCGAGGGGGCTCATTTCCTCCAGGGGCATTTGGAGCGGGTGGAGGAGGTCTACAACCGTGGGCTGCGGCACCTTCAACTGCTCCACGACAAGGGGGACAAGGTCCAGCCGCTGGGCGACATCTACACCGAGCCCCCAACCCTGGGGGGCCTGCCCCCCTTCGGCGCGTCGGTCGTGAAGGAGTGCAACCGGCTGGGGATCGTCGTCGACCTGGCCCACGCCGCGCATGAGACGGTTCTCGGGGCCCTGAAGGTGGCCACGCAGCCGTTGATCGTCTCGCACACCAGCCTGAACACCCAGGCGGGCGACTCGCGAATGGCGAAGATGATGGCCCCGCGCCTCATCAGCAAGGAGCACGCCAGGGTCGTCGCCGACGCCGGCGGCGTGGTCGGCGTCTGGACCAAGCTCTGCGATTCCTTGAGCGGCTACGTCGCCGGCATCAAGGCGCTGGCGGATGCGATCGGCGTGGATCACGTCGGCATCGGCAGCGACACCGACGTCCTCTCCTCCCGCCCCGGCCAGGCGTTCAACACGGCATGGTCCGGCTTCTCCGGCCCCTTCTTCCCGGCCTTCGTCGCCGAGATGCTCCACCAGGGCTTCGCCCCCGCCGACATCGTCAAGATCGGCGGCGGCAACTTCTGTCGGGTCTTCGACAAGGTCACGGCCGGTCGCGTTTGAGCCTACTGCACCAGCGGCAAGAGGGCGAAGAACGTCGCCAATGCGAGCCCGATCGTGACCACGCCCTCGACGATTCGACCGGCGGCCTTGCCCTGGCCGCCGGCCCGGAGGACGAGCGCCGGGAGCAGAATGACCGAGACATAGCAGGCCAGGAGGACGAACTGCGGCGGGCACAGATGCCGCGGGAGACGCCCCTGATCGGCGAGACTCGCGACGAGCCCAATGACGGCGAACCCGACCTGGGACCAGATCAACCATCGCGTCACGAAAGTGTCCCTTGATGATGCGTGCCGGGTGCCATGGCCACGCTTGCGTGGCCATGCGAACAGCGACGGTCTTGCTAACTTCCCACACCGGTTCATGGCCACGCAAGCGTGGCCATGGCACCCTGAGACCTCCCGAGAAGTCGGCTGAAGAAACGCCGATCACCCCCCGGGAATGGCCAAAACCTCGGGCGGGGCGGCTTGCCAGATCTTGATG
This DNA window, taken from Paludisphaera rhizosphaerae, encodes the following:
- a CDS encoding dipeptidase, producing MRWNQTRRDFLAGTVGAGAVMGLSPGWLRAQSPAEDPRVAQVLAETIAVDMHNHVTPGGGGEGGGGGGGGGRRGGPGQKPQEPPRPQAPLDLADEIKKSGLTAVCAAFRLSFNANEPFADFLKGLTAIDALMKADGLSRAKNLKDLQTAHAKGRPAIVQSIEGAHFLQGHLERVEEVYNRGLRHLQLLHDKGDKVQPLGDIYTEPPTLGGLPPFGASVVKECNRLGIVVDLAHAAHETVLGALKVATQPLIVSHTSLNTQAGDSRMAKMMAPRLISKEHARVVADAGGVVGVWTKLCDSLSGYVAGIKALADAIGVDHVGIGSDTDVLSSRPGQAFNTAWSGFSGPFFPAFVAEMLHQGFAPADIVKIGGGNFCRVFDKVTAGRV
- a CDS encoding DUF1003 domain-containing protein — its product is MEEDSRNIRTRGERLADSFASVVGSWTFILVQTGLLTAWMILNLVAWVRHWDPYPFILLNLALSFQSAYAAPILMMSQNRQARLSERRHNLDLQVNMLAEQETTEILRLLRQLCAKNGVEPHDASESALEEETRHEDIIRRIETELEARVDPDSNPAGPGPRSS
- a CDS encoding transposase — encoded protein: MTARWRAAVEVARAVHLHWTFGSSYSGFTAALSCRGLDLVGVVAARLRSAGEAAGLLGGGRRVFAVDGTRIEAPRTLANERGLGRAGREKTGPQVFLTVLWPLGSGADSKRRHMADMIAGLLSGSMVVADAGFAGYPLCRRLLRAGHSFLIRVGGNITLLEGLGWCVDDHGDSEQGRPPMVLRRITLKATSGDRDGDAEEVHLLTDVLDPSRLDDAEAKRRYRARWGEEVFFRTYKQTMQRRRLLSRTPTTCLLEAAWILIGLWLLALTASRRIAEAGGDPNRLSPARARDVVRRAMRDGRPPRGRRRPSLPREQAECHKDDYTRRNPKAARNYPRRNRKRPEAPQDPHSHRGRNPIDSPLSAAADYMSEDGVAWHPNQSFYGGVERGVSKNPRSEGRPPGDRR